One stretch of Streptomyces sp. NBC_01142 DNA includes these proteins:
- a CDS encoding PTS transporter subunit EIIC has protein sequence MSSDSAAAPQRTWRNGLYQGLQKVGRSLQLPVAVLPAAGLLVSLGNLFSASLDGPFWDKTSKVLMLGGGAILDGAFGLPLLFCIGVAIGFAKKADGSTALAAVAGFLVYSNVLKAFPIDGTVTELLPDGKPQNPGVLGGILIGLLTAVIWQRYHRTKLVDWLGFFNGRRLVPIIMAFLCVILGVLFGLLWEPVGDALTWFSKQLIDLGAWGAGIFGVANRLLIPIGMHQFLNTFFWFQAGEYTAADGKVVQGDLTRFFAEDPSAGQFMSGFFPIMMFGLPAAALAIAHCARPEHRKRVMGLMISVALTSFVTGVTEPLEFSFMFAAPLLYGVHALLTGASMAITWALGVHAGFAFSAGLIDYVVNWHLDTKPWLIIPIGLCFAVVYYVVFRFAITKFDIPTPGREPEEVEQELERESTK, from the coding sequence ATGAGCTCCGACAGCGCTGCCGCGCCGCAGCGGACGTGGCGGAACGGGCTGTACCAGGGGCTGCAGAAGGTCGGCCGCAGCCTCCAGCTCCCGGTGGCGGTTCTGCCTGCCGCCGGTCTGCTCGTCAGCCTCGGCAACCTATTCTCGGCGTCTCTGGACGGACCGTTCTGGGACAAGACCTCCAAGGTCCTCATGCTGGGCGGCGGGGCGATCCTGGACGGCGCCTTCGGTCTGCCGCTGCTGTTCTGCATCGGTGTCGCGATCGGCTTCGCGAAGAAGGCCGACGGTTCGACGGCCCTCGCCGCGGTTGCCGGATTCCTGGTCTACAGCAATGTGTTGAAGGCGTTCCCGATCGACGGCACGGTCACCGAGCTGCTCCCGGACGGCAAGCCGCAGAACCCGGGCGTCCTCGGCGGCATCCTCATCGGCCTGCTGACCGCGGTGATCTGGCAGCGCTACCACCGCACCAAGCTCGTCGACTGGCTCGGCTTCTTCAACGGCCGACGGCTGGTCCCGATCATCATGGCGTTCCTCTGCGTGATCCTCGGGGTGCTGTTCGGGCTGCTGTGGGAGCCAGTGGGTGACGCGCTGACCTGGTTCTCCAAGCAGCTGATCGATCTGGGCGCATGGGGTGCGGGCATCTTCGGTGTCGCCAACCGGCTGCTGATCCCCATCGGCATGCATCAGTTCCTGAACACGTTCTTCTGGTTCCAGGCGGGCGAGTACACGGCGGCCGACGGCAAGGTCGTCCAGGGTGACCTGACGCGCTTCTTCGCCGAGGACCCCTCGGCGGGCCAGTTCATGTCGGGCTTCTTCCCGATCATGATGTTCGGACTCCCGGCCGCCGCCCTCGCCATCGCGCACTGCGCCCGTCCCGAGCACCGCAAGAGGGTGATGGGGCTGATGATCTCCGTCGCTCTCACCTCGTTCGTCACGGGTGTGACCGAACCCCTGGAGTTCTCCTTCATGTTCGCGGCGCCGCTGCTGTACGGCGTGCACGCGCTGCTGACGGGTGCGTCCATGGCGATCACCTGGGCGCTGGGGGTGCATGCGGGCTTCGCCTTCTCGGCCGGCTTGATCGACTACGTCGTCAACTGGCATCTGGACACCAAGCCATGGCTGATCATTCCGATCGGCCTGTGCTTCGCCGTCGTGTACTACGTGGTGTTCCGCTTCGCGATCACGAAGTTCGACATCCCCACTCCCGGTCGCGAACCGGAGGAGGTCGAGCAGGAGCTGGAGCGGGAGAGCACCAAGTAG
- a CDS encoding PTS transporter subunit EIIC: protein MSTASAAPEADKKKTGAGAMAVMQRIGRSLMLPVAVLPAAALLVRFGQPDMLGKESFPAFVTKLAGYMAAGGGALLDNMPLLFAVGIAIGFAKKSDGSTALAAVAGYLVFKHVLATFTDPNLDKVAKVVDGKIVMTEAPVDAKVLGGVVMGIVVALLYQKFYRTKLPDWAGFFGGRRLVPILSAFAGLIVGIIFGLIWPVLGAGLHNFGEWLVGSGAVGAGIFGVANRALIPIGMHHLLNSFPWFQAGSYEGKSGDIARFLQGDPSAGQFMTGFFPIMMFALPAACLAIVHCARPERRKVVGGMMFSLALTSFVTGVTEPIEFTFMFIAPVLYAVHAVLTGVSMALTWALGMKDGFGFSAGAVDFFLNLGIASNPWGLALVGLCFAAVYYVVFRFAITRFNLPTPGRESDEELAELQKAEAK, encoded by the coding sequence ATGTCCACGGCTAGCGCCGCCCCCGAGGCGGACAAGAAGAAGACGGGCGCCGGCGCGATGGCTGTCATGCAGCGCATCGGCCGCAGCCTCATGCTGCCGGTCGCCGTGCTGCCCGCCGCCGCGCTCCTGGTGCGTTTCGGCCAGCCCGACATGCTCGGCAAGGAGTCGTTCCCCGCCTTCGTCACCAAGCTCGCCGGCTACATGGCAGCCGGCGGCGGTGCGCTGCTCGACAATATGCCACTGCTGTTCGCCGTCGGCATCGCAATCGGCTTCGCCAAGAAGTCGGACGGCTCGACCGCTCTTGCGGCCGTCGCGGGCTACCTGGTCTTCAAGCACGTGCTGGCCACGTTCACCGACCCCAACCTGGACAAGGTCGCCAAGGTCGTCGACGGCAAGATCGTCATGACCGAGGCCCCGGTGGACGCCAAGGTTCTCGGCGGCGTGGTGATGGGCATAGTCGTCGCCCTGCTGTACCAGAAGTTCTACCGGACCAAGCTGCCCGACTGGGCCGGCTTCTTCGGCGGCCGCCGTCTCGTCCCGATCCTCTCCGCCTTCGCCGGTCTGATCGTCGGCATCATCTTCGGCCTGATCTGGCCGGTCCTCGGCGCGGGGCTGCACAACTTCGGTGAGTGGCTGGTGGGCTCCGGCGCTGTCGGCGCGGGCATCTTCGGTGTCGCCAACCGTGCGCTGATCCCGATCGGCATGCACCACCTGCTGAACTCCTTCCCGTGGTTCCAGGCCGGTTCCTACGAGGGCAAGAGCGGCGACATCGCCCGCTTCCTCCAGGGCGACCCGAGCGCCGGACAGTTCATGACCGGCTTCTTCCCGATCATGATGTTCGCCCTCCCGGCGGCCTGCCTCGCGATCGTGCACTGTGCCCGCCCGGAGCGCCGCAAGGTCGTCGGCGGCATGATGTTCTCCCTCGCGCTCACCTCCTTCGTCACCGGCGTGACCGAGCCGATCGAGTTCACGTTCATGTTCATCGCCCCGGTGCTGTACGCGGTCCACGCGGTGCTCACCGGAGTCTCGATGGCGCTGACCTGGGCGCTGGGAATGAAGGACGGCTTCGGCTTCTCGGCCGGCGCGGTGGACTTCTTCCTCAACCTGGGCATCGCGTCCAACCCATGGGGACTCGCGCTGGTCGGCCTCTGCTTCGCGGCGGTCTACTACGTGGTCTTCCGCTTCGCGATCACCAGGTTCAACCTTCCGACGCCGGGCCGGGAGTCCGACGAGGAGCTCGCCGAGCTGCAGAAGGCCGAGGCGAAGTAG
- a CDS encoding helix-turn-helix domain-containing protein, with protein sequence MSTHAPNEARVIPLRPQTSPPGSGGATRAPQRPAGAPQTPAPRETLWRDLVGGVLRRERLAQERTLKDVAEAARISMPYLSELERGRKEASSEVLAAAAQALGLGLADLLSLAQDELARYARSRVGRGRTSPTAQYDGLCLAS encoded by the coding sequence GTGAGCACTCATGCGCCGAACGAAGCCCGTGTCATCCCCCTGCGCCCGCAGACCTCGCCGCCCGGTTCCGGTGGGGCGACCCGCGCCCCGCAGCGACCGGCGGGAGCCCCACAGACACCCGCGCCGAGGGAAACCCTGTGGCGCGACCTCGTCGGCGGTGTGCTGCGGCGCGAGCGGCTCGCCCAGGAGCGCACGCTGAAGGACGTCGCGGAGGCGGCCCGGATCTCGATGCCGTACCTGTCGGAGCTGGAGCGCGGACGCAAGGAGGCCTCCTCCGAGGTGCTCGCGGCCGCCGCCCAGGCCCTCGGGCTCGGCCTCGCCGACCTGCTCTCGCTCGCCCAGGACGAGCTGGCCCGGTACGCCCGGAGCCGGGTGGGCCGGGGCCGCACGTCGCCCACGGCGCAGTACGACGGCCTCTGCCTCGCTTCCTAA
- a CDS encoding IS110 family transposase produces MSRIWVGIDSGKGHHHGLAMDADSKTLLSRRVANDEPELLKLIGDVLDLADGRQVTWAIDMTGGEPALLLALLVSHGQEVLYIPGRLVNRASDGYRGEGKTDARDAYVIADQARMRRDLRPIRPGDEAAIELKLLTGRRADLVEDRTRVVNRLRGTLMSMFPALERALDVTNAGPLKLLTGYQTPAAIRRTGTSRLTKWLANRKVRNARALAEAAVGAAERQHTSIPGEKTIARLVHTLAEEVMTLNEQISEMDKLIEGRFREHELADIVQSVPGIGTVLGAEFLAAIGGSLDEFDSPDALAAFAGVAPAPRDSGKVSGNLHRPMAYHRRLQRVFYTSALVSIRCDPNSRKFYDRKRAEGKKHVQAVLALARRRVNVLWALIRDRRCYQVAPPVTPAA; encoded by the coding sequence ATGAGCCGGATATGGGTGGGCATCGACAGCGGCAAGGGCCATCATCACGGCCTTGCGATGGACGCCGACAGCAAGACATTGCTCTCGCGGCGGGTCGCCAACGACGAGCCCGAGCTGCTGAAGCTGATCGGTGACGTCCTCGACCTGGCCGACGGCCGTCAGGTCACCTGGGCCATCGACATGACCGGGGGCGAGCCCGCGCTGCTGCTGGCCCTGCTGGTCAGCCACGGCCAGGAGGTCCTCTACATCCCCGGCCGCCTGGTCAACCGGGCCTCCGACGGCTACCGCGGTGAGGGCAAGACCGATGCCCGCGACGCCTACGTGATCGCCGACCAGGCCAGGATGCGCCGCGACCTGCGGCCCATCCGCCCCGGCGACGAAGCCGCCATCGAGCTCAAGCTGCTGACTGGACGCCGTGCCGACCTTGTCGAGGACCGCACCCGCGTGGTCAACCGCCTTCGCGGCACCCTGATGAGCATGTTCCCGGCCCTGGAACGGGCCCTGGACGTGACCAACGCCGGACCGCTCAAGCTGCTGACGGGCTACCAGACCCCGGCCGCGATCCGCCGCACCGGCACCTCGCGGCTGACCAAGTGGCTGGCCAACCGCAAGGTCCGTAACGCGAGGGCCCTGGCCGAGGCGGCGGTCGGGGCCGCCGAGCGCCAGCACACCTCGATCCCAGGGGAGAAGACCATCGCCAGGCTGGTCCACACCCTGGCCGAGGAGGTGATGACCCTCAACGAGCAGATCTCCGAGATGGACAAGCTCATCGAGGGCCGGTTTCGCGAGCACGAACTCGCCGACATAGTCCAAAGTGTTCCGGGCATCGGCACCGTGCTCGGTGCGGAGTTCCTCGCCGCCATCGGCGGCAGCCTCGACGAGTTCGACTCCCCGGACGCCCTGGCGGCCTTCGCCGGTGTCGCTCCCGCGCCGCGTGACTCGGGCAAGGTCAGCGGCAATCTCCACCGGCCCATGGCATACCACCGGCGATTGCAGCGGGTGTTCTACACCTCCGCGCTGGTCAGCATCCGATGCGATCCCAACTCCCGGAAGTTCTACGACCGCAAACGCGCCGAGGGGAAGAAACACGTCCAGGCCGTGCTCGCCCTCGCCCGCCGACGCGTCAACGTCCTATGGGCCCTGATCCGCGACCGACGGTGCTACCAGGTCGCACCCCCAGTGACACCGGCTGCTTGA
- a CDS encoding ClpP family protease, translating into MGSYTVPYVIERTAQGERSYDVFSRLLNERIIFLGTEIDDGVANVVIAQLLHLESANPEHEISIYLNSPGGSFTSLMAIYDTMTFVQAPISTFCVGQAASTAAVLLAGGDPGRRFVLQHARVLLGQPASDGRQGTVSDLSLAAKEMVRIRSQVEEVLSRHTHHDVATLRADMDRDKVLTAEEAVAYGLADEVLSRRLAFV; encoded by the coding sequence ATGGGGTCGTACACGGTTCCCTACGTCATCGAGCGGACCGCGCAGGGTGAGCGGTCCTACGACGTCTTCAGCCGGCTGCTGAACGAGCGGATCATCTTCCTCGGCACCGAGATCGACGACGGGGTCGCCAATGTGGTCATCGCGCAACTCCTGCATCTGGAGTCGGCGAACCCGGAGCACGAGATCTCGATCTATCTCAACTCGCCCGGTGGATCGTTCACTTCGCTGATGGCGATCTACGACACGATGACGTTCGTGCAGGCGCCGATCTCCACGTTCTGCGTCGGTCAGGCGGCGTCGACGGCGGCGGTGCTGCTGGCCGGCGGAGATCCCGGGCGACGGTTCGTGCTCCAGCACGCGCGGGTGCTGCTCGGCCAGCCGGCCAGCGACGGCCGGCAGGGGACGGTCTCCGACCTCAGCCTCGCGGCCAAGGAGATGGTCCGCATCCGCTCGCAGGTGGAGGAGGTCCTGTCCCGGCACACGCATCACGACGTGGCGACGCTGCGCGCGGACATGGACCGGGACAAGGTGCTCACCGCCGAGGAGGCCGTCGCCTACGGGCTCGCCGACGAGGTGCTGAGCCGACGGCTCGCGTTCGTCTGA
- a CDS encoding ATP-dependent Clp protease proteolytic subunit produces the protein MTPLTTLRPRAEEGDTPPSRFDDHLAAQLLAQRIVLLGSQVDDVSANRVCAQLLLLSAEDPRTDISLYINSPGGSVTAGLAIYDTMRLIPNDVSTLAMGFAASMGQFLLTVGAPGKRLVLPNARIMMHQPSAGIGGTAADIEIQAENLQFTKKAVERITAEHTGQSEETIARDGDRDRWFTAEQAREYGIVDRVVESLADIRPAASRRRMGL, from the coding sequence ATGACTCCACTCACCACGCTCCGGCCCCGCGCGGAGGAGGGCGACACACCGCCCAGCCGCTTCGACGACCATCTCGCGGCACAGCTGCTCGCCCAGCGGATCGTCCTCCTCGGCTCACAGGTCGACGACGTGTCGGCCAACCGGGTGTGCGCGCAGCTGCTGCTGCTGTCGGCGGAGGACCCGCGCACCGACATCAGCCTGTACATCAACAGCCCCGGCGGGTCGGTCACCGCGGGTCTCGCCATCTACGACACCATGCGGCTCATCCCGAACGACGTCTCGACGCTGGCGATGGGGTTCGCCGCCAGCATGGGCCAGTTCCTGCTCACCGTGGGGGCGCCCGGCAAGCGGTTGGTGCTGCCGAACGCGCGGATCATGATGCACCAGCCCTCAGCGGGCATCGGTGGCACCGCCGCGGACATCGAGATCCAGGCGGAGAACCTCCAGTTCACCAAGAAGGCCGTCGAGCGGATCACCGCCGAGCACACCGGGCAGAGCGAGGAGACGATCGCGCGGGACGGCGACCGGGACCGCTGGTTCACGGCCGAGCAGGCCAGGGAGTACGGGATCGTGGACCGGGTGGTGGAGTCGCTCGCCGACATCCGCCCGGCCGCGTCGCGCCGACGGATGGGGTTGTGA
- a CDS encoding MBL fold metallo-hydrolase, with translation MKLTVVGCSGSFPSAESACSSYLVEADGFRLLLDMGNGALGELQRHVGLYDLDAIFLSHLHADHCIDMCGYFVARYYRHDGGRCDPLPVFGPEGTEQRLITAYADTPSPSAMSEVFDFRTLKSGSFDIGPFSVRTEKVHHPVEAYGIRLEHAGKVLTYSGDTGVCEALHELADGSDLFLCEASFTHGKEDIPDLHLNGREAGAHAQRARAGRLVLTHIPPWTDPRQNLADARAVYGGPTEIAVPGAVYEV, from the coding sequence ATGAAGCTCACCGTCGTCGGCTGCTCGGGGTCGTTTCCGTCCGCGGAATCGGCCTGCTCGAGCTACCTCGTAGAGGCCGACGGCTTTCGGCTGCTCCTCGACATGGGCAACGGCGCCCTGGGCGAGCTCCAGCGCCATGTCGGTCTCTACGACCTCGACGCCATCTTCCTCAGCCACCTCCACGCGGACCACTGCATCGACATGTGCGGGTACTTCGTCGCCCGCTACTACCGCCACGACGGCGGCCGCTGCGACCCTCTCCCGGTCTTCGGCCCCGAGGGCACCGAGCAGCGGCTCATCACCGCCTATGCGGACACCCCCTCCCCCTCCGCCATGAGCGAGGTCTTCGACTTCCGCACGCTGAAGTCCGGCAGCTTCGACATCGGCCCGTTCTCCGTCCGTACGGAGAAGGTGCACCACCCGGTCGAGGCGTACGGCATCCGTCTGGAGCACGCCGGCAAGGTGCTCACGTACTCCGGTGACACCGGTGTCTGCGAGGCCCTGCACGAACTCGCCGACGGCAGCGATCTGTTCCTGTGCGAGGCGTCCTTCACGCACGGCAAGGAGGACATCCCCGACCTCCACCTCAACGGCCGCGAGGCCGGGGCGCACGCGCAGCGCGCGAGGGCCGGCCGGCTCGTGCTGACCCACATCCCGCCGTGGACCGACCCCCGGCAGAACCTGGCCGACGCGCGCGCGGTGTACGGAGGCCCGACCGAGATCGCCGTTCCGGGCGCGGTCTACGAGGTCTAG
- a CDS encoding type II toxin-antitoxin system PemK/MazF family toxin yields MDTSWWLAVFAVVVIALVAAVVDGRGRSGSRRPGGRARPPGRPTGPRRGPKRRPQPGEIWWADVPYEDGHGSKDRPCLVLSVRGARGVRGVRGVRGAQNGTALVAKITSKYRDEKAGVISLPPGTVGDAHGRPSFLETAELREVAMWEFRRRVGVVDPTVWDQVRHLAV; encoded by the coding sequence ATGGACACGTCGTGGTGGCTCGCTGTGTTTGCCGTGGTGGTGATCGCGCTGGTCGCCGCGGTGGTGGACGGGCGGGGCCGGAGCGGGAGCCGCCGGCCCGGCGGGCGTGCCCGTCCGCCGGGCCGGCCGACCGGCCCGCGGCGCGGGCCGAAACGGAGGCCGCAGCCGGGCGAGATCTGGTGGGCGGATGTGCCGTACGAGGACGGGCACGGGTCGAAGGACAGGCCGTGCCTGGTGCTGTCGGTACGGGGCGCGCGCGGGGTACGCGGCGTCCGGGGCGTACGTGGCGCCCAGAACGGCACGGCGCTGGTCGCGAAGATCACGAGCAAGTACCGCGACGAGAAGGCGGGAGTGATCTCGCTGCCGCCGGGGACGGTGGGCGACGCCCACGGCAGGCCGAGCTTCCTGGAGACGGCGGAGCTGCGCGAGGTCGCGATGTGGGAGTTCCGGCGCCGGGTGGGCGTGGTGGACCCCACGGTCTGGGACCAGGTCCGGCACCTCGCGGTGTGA
- a CDS encoding PLP-dependent cysteine synthase family protein has product MRYDSPLAAVGNTPLVRLPRLSPSDDVRIWAKLEDRNPTGSIKDRPALHMIEQAEKAGRLKPGCTILEPTSGNTGISLAMAAKLKGYRIVCVMPENTSEERRQLLAMWGAEIIPSPAAGGSNTAVRVAKEMAAEHPDWVMLYQYGNPDNAGAHYATTGPEIFADLPSITHFVAGLGTTGTLMGVGRFLREHKPDIKIVAAEPRYDDLVYGLRNLDEGFVPELYDASVLTTRFSVGSADAVTRTRELLQQEGIFAGVSTGAALHAAIGVGRKALKAGEPADIVFVVADGGWKYLSTGVYTAATTEAAIETLQGQLWA; this is encoded by the coding sequence ATGCGGTACGACTCCCCGCTGGCGGCGGTCGGCAACACGCCGCTGGTGCGCCTCCCGCGGCTGTCCCCGTCGGACGACGTCCGCATCTGGGCCAAGCTGGAGGACCGCAACCCCACCGGCTCGATCAAGGACCGCCCGGCGCTCCACATGATCGAGCAGGCGGAGAAGGCCGGCCGTCTGAAGCCGGGCTGCACGATCCTGGAGCCGACCAGCGGCAACACCGGCATCTCGCTGGCGATGGCGGCGAAGCTCAAGGGCTACCGCATCGTGTGCGTCATGCCGGAGAACACCAGCGAGGAGCGCCGTCAGCTGCTCGCCATGTGGGGCGCGGAGATCATCCCCAGCCCGGCGGCGGGCGGCTCCAACACGGCGGTACGCGTCGCCAAGGAGATGGCGGCCGAGCACCCGGACTGGGTGATGCTCTACCAGTACGGCAATCCGGACAACGCGGGCGCGCACTACGCCACGACGGGCCCGGAGATCTTCGCGGATCTCCCCTCCATCACCCACTTCGTGGCGGGCCTGGGCACCACGGGCACGCTGATGGGCGTGGGCCGCTTCCTGCGGGAGCACAAGCCCGACATCAAGATCGTCGCCGCGGAGCCGCGCTACGACGACCTGGTCTACGGCCTGCGCAACCTGGACGAGGGCTTCGTCCCCGAGCTCTACGACGCCTCGGTCCTGACGACCCGCTTCTCCGTGGGCTCGGCGGACGCCGTCACACGCACCCGTGAACTCCTCCAGCAGGAGGGGATCTTCGCCGGCGTCTCGACGGGCGCGGCCCTGCACGCGGCGATCGGCGTGGGCAGGAAGGCGCTCAAGGCGGGCGAGCCGGCGGACATCGTCTTCGTGGTCGCGGACGGTGGCTGGAAGTACCTGTCGACGGGCGTCTACACGGCAGCGACGACGGAAGCGGCCATCGAAACGCTCCAGGGCCAGCTCTGGGCGTAG
- a CDS encoding MoaD/ThiS family protein, whose product MAIEVRIPTILRTYTDGAKAVEGSGDTLADLFADLESRHTGIRERIVDGGQLRRFVNVYLNDEDVRFLDGISTKLTDGDSVTILPAVAGGMV is encoded by the coding sequence ATGGCCATCGAGGTCCGCATCCCGACCATCCTCCGCACCTACACCGACGGCGCCAAGGCCGTCGAGGGCAGCGGTGACACCCTCGCTGATCTCTTCGCCGACCTCGAGTCCCGCCACACCGGCATCCGGGAGCGCATCGTCGACGGCGGCCAGCTGCGCCGCTTCGTGAACGTCTACCTCAACGACGAGGACGTCCGATTCCTGGACGGCATCTCCACCAAGCTGACCGACGGCGACAGCGTCACGATCCTCCCGGCAGTGGCCGGCGGCATGGTCTGA
- a CDS encoding putative leader peptide yields the protein MVFHDVSDKTPSTVLLVARLHVDLCRLASAMCTCPAAF from the coding sequence ATGGTTTTCCACGACGTGAGCGACAAGACGCCGAGCACTGTGCTGCTCGTGGCGCGGCTGCACGTCGACCTGTGCCGCCTCGCCAGCGCCATGTGTACGTGCCCCGCCGCGTTCTGA
- a CDS encoding ABC transporter ATP-binding protein has protein sequence MTSRTTARTTAGLSAGLSAGLSAEAAAGPTAALSVEGLSYGIDGRTLVDSADLTAAPGETVGLVGPNGSGKTTLLRCVYGTLRPTRGRALLDGDDLHTMGPKARARRIATVPQEGQAEFELTVREVVAMGRSPHKRFWEADTATDADLVSKALARVGIEPAVADRAFRSLSGGERQRALVARALVQDPALVVLDEPTNHLDIRYQLEILTLIRTLGTTSLLALHDLNLAAYYCDRLYVLRAGRIVASGTPADVLTPELLSAVYEVNAEVTTHPTTGCPSITYLP, from the coding sequence ATGACCTCCCGTACGACTGCTCGCACGACCGCCGGGCTCTCCGCCGGGCTCTCCGCCGGGCTCTCGGCCGAGGCGGCCGCCGGGCCGACCGCCGCCCTGAGTGTCGAAGGCCTGTCGTACGGGATCGACGGTCGCACCCTCGTCGACTCCGCCGACCTGACGGCGGCCCCCGGCGAGACGGTGGGCCTGGTCGGTCCCAACGGCAGCGGCAAAACGACACTGCTGCGCTGCGTGTACGGCACCTTGCGCCCCACCCGCGGCCGCGCCCTCCTCGACGGTGACGATCTCCACACCATGGGCCCCAAGGCCCGCGCCCGGCGTATCGCGACCGTCCCGCAGGAAGGGCAGGCGGAGTTCGAGCTGACCGTCCGCGAGGTCGTCGCCATGGGCCGCTCCCCGCACAAACGCTTCTGGGAGGCTGACACGGCGACGGACGCGGATCTGGTGAGCAAAGCCCTCGCCCGGGTCGGCATCGAGCCCGCCGTGGCCGACCGCGCTTTCCGCTCACTCTCCGGCGGGGAGCGGCAACGGGCCCTGGTGGCACGGGCGTTGGTGCAGGACCCCGCCCTCGTCGTCCTCGACGAGCCGACGAACCATCTCGACATCCGCTACCAGCTCGAGATCCTCACCCTGATCCGCACCCTGGGCACGACGAGTCTGCTGGCGCTGCACGATCTGAACCTCGCGGCGTACTACTGCGACCGTCTGTATGTGCTGCGGGCCGGCCGGATCGTCGCCTCGGGCACTCCCGCAGACGTCCTCACGCCGGAGCTGCTGTCGGCCGTCTACGAGGTCAACGCCGAGGTCACCACGCATCCGACGACGGGCTGCCCCTCGATCACCTATCTCCCGTAG
- a CDS encoding iron ABC transporter permease — protein MGRATPPARGRLRYTLVLGGLALALAAAVVAGLALGSVRIPPADVLTILTGGADPSPFRTIVLDVRLPRVLLGAVVGAGLAVVGTVLQALVRNRLADPFLLGISSGASVGAVLVLVLGIGGGITTTVAMPAAAFVGALLAMVLVYTLSRTGGTITGGRLVLAGVAVSYILSALTTLVLVVSGRPEHFQEAMFWTLGGLGSARWESLLVPAAVLAVGITLLTALARPLDLLLVGEEGATVLGLDTSRFRAAVFVLASLLTAVMVAVSGAVGFVGLMVPHAARMAVGAGHRTLLPVAALGGAVALVVADLAARTVAAPQDIPVGVLTALTGGPLFLWLMRRRPEGSLV, from the coding sequence GTGGGCCGCGCGACCCCGCCCGCACGCGGGCGGCTCCGCTACACCCTTGTCCTGGGCGGGCTGGCTCTCGCTCTCGCCGCCGCCGTCGTCGCCGGTCTCGCACTCGGATCCGTACGCATCCCGCCCGCCGACGTCCTCACCATCCTCACCGGCGGCGCGGACCCGAGCCCCTTCCGCACGATCGTGCTGGACGTACGGCTGCCGCGCGTGCTGCTCGGCGCGGTCGTCGGCGCCGGGCTCGCCGTCGTCGGCACGGTCCTCCAGGCGCTCGTACGCAACCGGCTCGCCGACCCCTTCCTGCTCGGCATCTCGTCGGGGGCCTCGGTCGGTGCGGTGCTGGTGCTCGTCCTCGGCATCGGCGGCGGGATCACCACCACGGTCGCCATGCCGGCCGCGGCGTTCGTCGGCGCGCTCCTTGCGATGGTGCTCGTCTACACCCTGTCCCGCACCGGCGGCACGATCACCGGCGGCCGGCTCGTGCTGGCCGGGGTCGCCGTCTCGTACATCCTCTCCGCGCTCACCACCCTCGTACTGGTCGTCTCCGGCCGCCCTGAGCACTTCCAGGAGGCGATGTTCTGGACGCTCGGCGGACTCGGCAGCGCCCGCTGGGAAAGCCTGCTGGTGCCCGCCGCCGTACTCGCCGTCGGCATCACCCTGCTCACCGCGCTCGCCAGGCCGCTGGATCTGCTGCTGGTGGGGGAGGAGGGCGCGACGGTCCTCGGCCTGGACACCTCACGCTTCCGCGCCGCCGTCTTCGTCCTCGCCTCGCTGCTCACCGCGGTGATGGTGGCGGTGAGCGGGGCCGTCGGCTTCGTCGGGCTCATGGTGCCGCACGCGGCCCGGATGGCGGTCGGGGCCGGTCATCGCACGCTGCTGCCCGTGGCCGCGCTCGGCGGGGCGGTGGCCCTGGTGGTGGCCGACCTCGCCGCCCGTACGGTCGCGGCCCCGCAGGACATCCCGGTCGGCGTGCTCACCGCGCTGACCGGCGGCCCGCTGTTCCTGTGGCTGATGCGCCGCCGCCCGGAAGGATCCCTCGTATGA